In the genome of Triticum urartu cultivar G1812 chromosome 5, Tu2.1, whole genome shotgun sequence, one region contains:
- the LOC125506913 gene encoding uncharacterized protein LOC125506913, whose amino-acid sequence MVFGGGFKFLVGVGCGVYVAQNYNVPNVKKLFNTYVFLAKHVEETYRKPPPKKDDD is encoded by the coding sequence ATGGTTTTCGGTGGCGGCTTCAAATTTTTAGTGGGAGTGGGATGTGGTGTCTATGTAGCTCAGAACTACAACGTTCCAAATGTCAAGAAGCTATTCAACACGTATGTTTTCCTGGCAAAGCACGTTGAGGAAACATACCGTAAGCCGCCGCCGAAGAAAGACGATGACTGA